A region of Zeugodacus cucurbitae isolate PBARC_wt_2022May chromosome 5, idZeuCucr1.2, whole genome shotgun sequence DNA encodes the following proteins:
- the LOC114804378 gene encoding protein toll-like produces the protein MEFRTAHQCSLNERRARIIIVKYGELTNTELLDKELRAYLQMNTYLDWQDTRFWDKLRYAMPHKVAGRNRNADMLEINGRSYVMGQVELNRLRGGNA, from the coding sequence ATGGAGTTTCGCACGGCGCATCAGTGCTCGTTGAATGAGAGACGTGCGCGCATTATCATCGTGAAATATGGTGAACTTACCAACACTGAGTTATTGGATAAGGAGCTGCGAGCATATTTGCAGATGAACACATATTTGGATTGGCAGGATACCAGGTTTTGGGATAAATTACGCTATGCCATGCCGCATAAAGTGGCGGGTAGAAATCGTAATGCCGATATGTTAGAAATCAATGGTAGATCATATGTTATGGGACAAGTGGAGTTGAATCGTTTGCGTGGCGGGAATgcttaa